The Emys orbicularis isolate rEmyOrb1 chromosome 9, rEmyOrb1.hap1, whole genome shotgun sequence genomic sequence ggggctTAGCAGGaccgctctgggctggggcagggcgagCTGCTGCCCCGGGGCCAGTGGAAGGACGGGTCGAGGGGGGGGGAGCTTTTGCCCTGCTCTGCCTTGTTGCTCCCCCCTTTCCTGGCCTCCTTAATTGgggttctccttccccctccccacctgcttGCAGGTTTGACTGTAGGTACCGGAGCTGGGACCCACGGCGCCTAAAGATGCTGAAGGGGGTCTGGTTGCTCAGTGTGTTGACAGTGGCTGGGATCTCGCCCACGACGGAGAGCCGCAAGCCCGCCAAAGACATTTGCAGCCGGAGTCGCTGCCCCTGCGAGGAGAAGGAGAACGTGCTGAACATCAACTGCGAAAACAAAGGCTTCACCACCGTCAGCCTGCTGCAGCCGCCCCCCTCCAAGATCTACCAGCTCTTCCTCAGCGGCAACGCCCTCACCCGCCTGCACCCCAATGAGTTCGTCAACTATTCCAACGCCGTGACCCTGCACCTGGGCAACAACGACATGCAGGAGATCCGCACCGGGGCCTTCAGTGGCCTGCGGACCCTCAAGAGACTGCACCTCAACAATAACAGGCTGGAGGTGCTACGGGAGGACACCTTCCTGGGCCTGGAGAGCCTGGAATACCTGCAGGCCGATTACAACTACATCAGCGCCATCGAAGCCGGGGCCTTCAGCCAGCTCAACAAACTGAAAGTGCTCATCCTCAACGACAACCTCCTGCTGTCCCTGCCCAGCAACGTCTTCCGCTTCGTCCTGCTCACCCACCTGGACCTGAGGGGGAACAGGCTGAAGATGTTGCCGTTTGCCGGCGTCCTGGAGCACATTGGTGGGATCATGGAGATCCAGCTGGAGGAGAACCCTTGGAACTGCACCTGTGACCTGCTCCCCCTCAAAGCCTGGTTGGACACCATCACCGTCTTTGTCGGGGAGATCGTCTGCGAGACGCCCTTCCGGCTGCATGGGAAGGACGTGACCCAGCTCACCCGGCAAGACCTCTGCCCTCGGAAAAGTTCCAGTGACTCTCACCAGAGGGAAAAGCACCCTTCCCACTCAGACACGCACATCCAGAGGCTCTCACCCACGGCCAACCCTGCCATCAGCCCCACCAGAGCCCCAAAAGCCAGTCGGCCACCCAAAACGAGGAACCGTCCAACGCCTCGGGTCACAGTGTCAAAAGACAGGCAAATTTTCGGGCCTATCATGGTTTACCAGACCAAGTCCCCCGTGCCCATCACCTGCCCAAGTGGCTGTGTCTGCACTTCGCAAAGCTCTGACAATGGTCTAAATGTGAACTGCCAAGAGAAAAAGATCAGTAACATCTCagatctccaccccaaacccaccAGTCCAAAGAAACTTTACCTTACAAGTAACTATCTACAGGTTGTTTATAAAACCGATCTCCTTGAATACAGCTCTCTGGATTTGTTACATTTAGGAAACAACAGGATTGCAGTGATACAGGAAGGTGCCTTTACAAACCTCACCAGTTTACGCAGACTTTATCTCAATGGCAATTACCTTGAAATTCTGTACCCTTCTATGTTCAATGGACTGCAGAGCTTGCAGTATCTCTACTTAGAGTATAATGTCATTAAGGAAATCCTGCCACGCACCTTTGATGCTCTGAGTAACCTTCATCTATTATTTCTGAACAACAACTTGCTGAGGTCTTTGCCTGATAATGTGTTTGGTGGTACTTCCCTCACGAGGCTCAATCTGAGGAACAACCACTTCTCACACTTGCCTGTGAGAGGAGTCCTCAACCAGCTCTCGGCTTTAATTCAGATAGACCTCCAAGAAAATCCTTGGGATTGCACGTGTGACATAATGGGGCTCAGGAACTGGATAGAGCATGTCACTGAGCAGAACAATCAGCAGTCAAGTCCCCCTGTAGTTATCAATGAAGTCATATGCGAGTCTCCAGCTAAGCACTCAGGAGAACATCTGAAATTCCTGAGCAAAGAGGCCATCTGTCCAGAGAACCCTAACTTGTCAGATTCTACTCTCTTCTCTATGAGTCATAACACAGACACACCACAGTCCCTCAGCATCTCGCCCAGCTCCTATCCAGAAATACACACAGAAGTTCCACTCTCTGTCTTAATTTTAGGCTTGCTGGTTGTGTTTATCTTGTCTGTCTGTTTTGGGGCAGGCTTGTTTGTCTTTGTTCTGAAACGCCGAAAGGGAGTGCCAAGCGTGCCCAACAGCGCAAACAACTTAGACATAGGTTCATTTCAGCTGCAGTATGGGTCTTACAACATGGAGAGCCATGATAAAACTGAAGGGCATGTTTATAACTACATCCCCCCTCCTGTCGGGCAGATGTGCCAAAACCCAATATACATGCAGAAGGAAGGGGATCCGGTTGCGTACTACAGGAATCTCCATGAGTTTAGCTATAGCAATCTTGACCACAAAAAGGAAGACTCAGCCAGTCTTGCATTTACAATCAGTGCCGCTGAATTGCTGGAAAAGCAGTCCTCGCCAAGGGAACCAGAGCTGCTGTATCAAAACATTGCAGAGAGGGTCAAGGAACTCCCCAGTGGAGGGGTTGTTCATTATAACTTTTGCACCTTACCCAAAAGGCAGTTTGCTCCTTCCTATGAATCCAGACGCCAAAACCAGGACAGGATAAATAAGACTGTTTTGTATGGAACTCCCAGGAAATATTTTGCAGAACAGTCTAAACCTGAGCACCCTTTGCTGCAAGGAAAGCTACAAACAGAACCAGACTACCTCGAAGTTCTGGAAAAACAAACTGCAATTAGTCAGCTGTGAGGGTGgattggagggaggaggaggcattTTAAAAGGGTCTTAAAGTCAAACATGATTGATTCAGAACTCAATACCAATGTGATTTGTCACATTCTCaacatttccactttttaaattcTGAAAACAAGCAAAATAACCCCCTTATACTATGCTGGAGGTATGGTGTTGCTTTTGCAAAGGTCCCTTTAAGTTATTTCTACatctttcttctttttccctTCCCCTTAGGAACTGTCTCTGCAAATGAATGTTTCGACAATAGATTTTTGcgtaattctctctcttttttttttttttgagttgggaggaagggggactttttttttttttttttaatttaaagtggAAAGGTAATGTATTATGTAGAAGATCTCCAAAGATCTTTTTCCTGGACTATaacttttttttgtaaataataatatacaatactgctgtttcAACTACAAGTATAGCCACTGGGCATCACTTTCTTGTGTTAAAGTGCCTTTGCACTTTAAGTACATTATTACTTAATTGTTGCTCTTAGCTTTGATAAATTGAACCTATTTTAATGTGTTgtatttttgaaattaaaaaaaatgtacaataGATCTATATGTCAGCTGCATTAAATCAAACAATCTTGCTTGATTTATAGGAAACCAGACCTTCTTTAAGGGAATGTAGTTCTAGGACTTTAAAGATTGAACTGTAAATtatttgttccccccccccctttgggttTGGTTTAAGTGATTCATTGAAATCCACTAAGAGGATTTAGCAATGGACTAGAGGTAATCAGCTGCCTCAGATGGAAGTAACAGTTCATTAATAAAAGACATTTAACATGACATCATAGTGAACTGAACAATTAATGTCCCTTCTTAATTCATTACACTGCAGCTCTAACACAGCCAATAATGTTCAGTGGTTTAAGATTATTTTCATACTTAATAAAACATTATTCTACTTGTAATATATATTTTCTGCATTAAATTAgatatttttatacatttaacaacaGAGTTTATTTTTCTAAGTTCTTAACTGAAATTACCAGTTTGTTTTCTTGCCAGGTGTAGTACTTTTAAAATAAGCATGAACACCAGCAGGGGCCGCCACACAACCTCATTAAACACACAGCCATACCTGTAAATGAATAAACAAACTCGCAGAGAAATTTCAGAAGTGAGATTAGAACCTGGGTCCCCTCAGTCTGCTAGAGATTGATGGATACATCCTACTAACTTTCAGCAACGTGAACTATTTCATGTTTTCCCTATCTAAATAGAAAGTAACAGTGCAACAATCCTAACCTAGCTGATAAATAACTCCTTCTAAGTACAGTAGTTTAAATTTTTAGAGGGCTTTATCAATTACCTTTTAATCTCAATATGGGTTTTCATAAGAACATCAGTAAACATAGTCAATATGTTTTCTGTTCTGCCTTTGACTTGGGCTTGTGTTACTTGAATCTTTACCTTAACATCTTAAATGTACATTTCTTTCCTTCCTGGAGAATattgaaaacattttaattaacaaGTGAGATACACAAACTTTATAGAGCCTTAGTAGCCTGTAAATAATTTTTAGATTCAAACGTTGTGTGATTTCAACAAACAGCCCTTATTTacaacaaaaagttttgttttgtctaTTGTAAATCCTTATGCAACTGGGATGGTGATCTGCATATAAAGTAGGCCAGGCTTTTCAATTCCTTATTAAAGCAATTGATGGGGTCTGAAAGAAGCACACTGTTTCCTTTTCATAAATAGGTTGCTCCGCATAATAATCCTTTTATTATCATGCAGAGATTGAAGTGGACTCTGCTGACTGATTTTTAAAGCTTTACTATAACTAATGATATATTATCTGCAACTTTGAGGAATTTTAAGCAATAGAATTTTGGTTATCAATGACTACAATCTGTATTATTTTAATCAGGACTTTTGCCAGCAGGAAGTAGCTTTATATTTAAGAAGTGAACAAGGTTTGCATGTATAGGGTCAAATGTATGGGTCATTCTGCAAACTGTTTTCTAGTGAGTTATGTGACATATGAGTACATTAATATGCTAACATGTCAATTGTTTATCTTTAGAGGCCGTAACTTCTATTGCTGCTCATTAGATCAGGTTTAAAACTGAAGTGCTGCTGTGAACCACTGAAGAATCAGTCTTCAAAATGGTCTCATTTCAAGAAGGAGGAGAAATATTATCATATTAGTTGAAGTTGGAATATTTGCCTGGAATAGCATCCATCTTTGGGTGAGGTACTTATTTGAGAGCTTCCAATAGTGTTGTTTTAGATCTGTGACAGGATACAACTAAATGTATTTATTGCTGAGAAAACTAGGAAAATCAGGTGTAGGGATTACTTAAAGTGACCGTTTTGTGACGGGGTTTGCTGCAGTAACTCTTTCTAAATTCCCTTTTAGTACTGTTTGCAAAGACTAGCACTGTTCTGTATCTGTAGTACTTCAGTAAAtagtcttcctccctcccccaaacagagCAGAACCAGTGCTAAATTTCCTTGTCCTCTGCAAAGTTGGGTTTTCAGTTCTATACTGTTTAAGAATAGCATGGTAGCACTCAGATTATGAATTGTTTTAGTAGCTATTTATGGTTcaatttttatgtttgttttgctTCCCTGAGTTTTGCACATGTTTCGCCTTGATGGCAAAGAGAGATTTTTCAGGTATTGTTTTTCTTCACATTTTTTTGTTAGATctattaatgtattttatttagtaAATGCATTTTGATTTGCCTGATCAGTGCAaacttttcaaaacaatttttattcTAGGATCttgtttattatatattattaaacTTTAATTTTATTCACAGCTTGCATAGGTTTGAGAGACTTCTTTTTCTTTAACAGTTAAAAGGCTGCTTCTAATAGAGCAAGTTGTGCCTCTCAGCTGCTGTCCTGTGGAAGATCTGTAGGCCTCCCTTGCTATGCAGCAGTGGCGGCTGCTTCTTGCTCCTAGGAGATGATGCCTGCCTTGGTGGCAGCCTCATAGTTAGCAGCAATCTGAAAAGATCTCCCTGGTTGATCGCTCCTTTCCAGAGCTCACCTGTGAAAAAAAGAGTGACCAAATCAGTGGAAGACTGTCTCtgtatgaaataaaatgaaaagagtTTATTTTCCTGGTAAACTGATGTATTTATGAAGCATGACAGAATGGCCCCCAGATTAAAGACGATGGGTGATATAGGGTGGCACAGTACTAAAACGATGTAGCTGTTTGCAGTGCAAAAAAAAGGACTGCCTATTTTCAAAATTCATGGCTGCACATTTGTCTCTCTGGATATAGAGCATTAAATCAATAGGGCTGCTGGGAAGTAAGATCTGAATAAGGTTATCAGAAGTTGACCCACCATGAACACCTGATGAGGCCGAAGGCTACCCTGATCTACACCCCTGTGCATGAGGTGATGGGTATAAGGAAAGGAGCAAATGAGGATAGAATTTGGCTTATGGTTCCTAGGCAGGCATCTCCTAGAAGAAATTCTATTGCATGCATGACACACCTGTCTTTcctgtttgcttatttttaaatgttcatttgttttatagggagattgagagagagaactACATGTGTCCATGGCACTTTTCAGTAGAGCAGGGCTGCTAGTGCCCCTGTTCTGGCCAGCTTCTAGTTTGGGTAATTGCTAGAGGTTGACATTGTAAACCCCCAAAAAGAAAAGATTTGTAAAAGGGCCACGGTTTGCTATCTCTCACTATGCCACTCTCTGCTGCTTGTGCCTTTCTGAAACCTCCAGGTTGTCTGCTTCCTTCCCCCCTGAAGAGTCTCTTCTCCTCCCAGTTTTCTTCACTGCCTCAACTCTCTTTGCCTTCCAAGCTGCCTAATCACCTTCTGCAAGCTCTTTCCCTGCACTGATTCAAGCGCTCCCCTCAGATTTATTCTTCTGtgctcttcccccttccctcgcAAACAAGCTCTTCCTCTGCCCTATTTCCCTGTTGCTGAAATCAGCGCCGAAGGGAGTGATTCTGCCTATGCAGTCAAgttccccctctttctgcctccttTGACAGCAGCAGTGGTGTCTTTCTTGGATGCTGCTGCCTAATCTTCATGGTAAACATGGACCTTAGCACTAGAGGGAGCTGCATGTAGcagttcccttcccctgctaCTGTGCTCCTCTTCAGCTGGAAGAGGCTAGCTGGCAGGCTTCTAAAACAGAGCAGTGCTCTTGCATCCACAGTGGATTTAACATGTGCTACCCAATCCAAGAACTACTCTGCCTTTGCTGAGGGACGTTCTGCACGAGGATTGGCAGATTAGTAATCTTAAACCatagtaattacattctgccttcctAATACCCTCTTGTAATTTCAACTGGATGTTGAATTCTTCGTTTCCGTCCCTAAACTGTTGCCTgttgttgctgtgcactgttaaacatctGCCTTATTCCACCCCTGAGGTGGATGCATTTTGTCGGTGGCTGAAGTGATCCCTGTAGAATTTGTGTACTTTGGGATGAAGAGCACTTATAAATATTAATTCTTTTTGTATCTACAGAGAATTGCACAGcaatcttttttctttgtttttagtttataaaaaacaaacaagaaacccATTTTTCTTAGTTTTAAGTTGTAACCATTTGTGTCAAGATAACAACTTGAAttgcaaaaataaaacactttaaaaaataatattgacCTTGCATCAGAATACAAATGCCATAATTTTAAACTGCTCATGAGTGAAATGAGATACTGGAAACATTAATGAAACTTTTTAGGCTCTTCCAGGCTAATCACTGATACAGTTTATGATTTCGCATATTACCACTATAGCAGATGGCAAATGTCAATTAACATGGTGGAAGAGTTCCTATTTACCAAAAATTACAGAGAAATAAACTTTTCTGGGAGATGTGACATttctcagggtttttttgtttttaattcttttttcaaaACATTCTGTAGGAGAAGTAGAAAAATGATTCTTTAGGAAGGGGATCATTAAGTCTTTGGATTATCGATCGCCTCGTTTTTTCTGGGCATGGGGCCAGTCATTTTgactatgtttttgtttttaatcctgaATAATAAGAGAGGTGGATTAATGAgagggttatttttttttctttttggaagtGGATGATTGACCTGTTTGTGAATACACTGAGTAGATCGTTTTGAATGGAAGAAATTATGGAGAAGCGGTTGGCTTTTAATCATATTACAGACCAGAGAAGTTCAAGAATATTAGTAATGTTTGAAATACGAGACATCATGAAGTCTAATTTTGTTGTTGAGATTATGAACAAAGTCACCCATTTGACTACAGTAATGGTTTTCATTACATAGTGTTTGGTATCTGGATAGATGAAATTAGAGGTCAGAAAAACTTCATTTATCCTAAAGTACATTCACGTAATTGAAGTGTGTGGGATTTGCAAGGTTTTTATCGCTTTCTTGTTTATTACCCTATGTCTGTACATGTCTACAAGTATAGCACTTTTGTTACAACTTGGCTGTAGATGTCTAATAACCATAATACTGTTACCAAGAATAAACCTAGTTAGAA encodes the following:
- the SLITRK2 gene encoding SLIT and NTRK-like protein 2, whose amino-acid sequence is MLKGVWLLSVLTVAGISPTTESRKPAKDICSRSRCPCEEKENVLNINCENKGFTTVSLLQPPPSKIYQLFLSGNALTRLHPNEFVNYSNAVTLHLGNNDMQEIRTGAFSGLRTLKRLHLNNNRLEVLREDTFLGLESLEYLQADYNYISAIEAGAFSQLNKLKVLILNDNLLLSLPSNVFRFVLLTHLDLRGNRLKMLPFAGVLEHIGGIMEIQLEENPWNCTCDLLPLKAWLDTITVFVGEIVCETPFRLHGKDVTQLTRQDLCPRKSSSDSHQREKHPSHSDTHIQRLSPTANPAISPTRAPKASRPPKTRNRPTPRVTVSKDRQIFGPIMVYQTKSPVPITCPSGCVCTSQSSDNGLNVNCQEKKISNISDLHPKPTSPKKLYLTSNYLQVVYKTDLLEYSSLDLLHLGNNRIAVIQEGAFTNLTSLRRLYLNGNYLEILYPSMFNGLQSLQYLYLEYNVIKEILPRTFDALSNLHLLFLNNNLLRSLPDNVFGGTSLTRLNLRNNHFSHLPVRGVLNQLSALIQIDLQENPWDCTCDIMGLRNWIEHVTEQNNQQSSPPVVINEVICESPAKHSGEHLKFLSKEAICPENPNLSDSTLFSMSHNTDTPQSLSISPSSYPEIHTEVPLSVLILGLLVVFILSVCFGAGLFVFVLKRRKGVPSVPNSANNLDIGSFQLQYGSYNMESHDKTEGHVYNYIPPPVGQMCQNPIYMQKEGDPVAYYRNLHEFSYSNLDHKKEDSASLAFTISAAELLEKQSSPREPELLYQNIAERVKELPSGGVVHYNFCTLPKRQFAPSYESRRQNQDRINKTVLYGTPRKYFAEQSKPEHPLLQGKLQTEPDYLEVLEKQTAISQL